A region from the Spea bombifrons isolate aSpeBom1 chromosome 7, aSpeBom1.2.pri, whole genome shotgun sequence genome encodes:
- the LOC128501834 gene encoding sulfotransferase 1B1-like has protein sequence MKDMTSRPPIKVVDGMPILGPFAENWENVKTFQARAGDLVICTYPKSGTTWMSEIVDLIFSGGDAQKTQRDAIYLRVPFLEFAAPGMPSGTEALNRMESPRVIKSHLPVELFPETFWEKNCKVIYVARNAKDVVVSYYHFYRMAVVHPEPGTWEEYLDAFMQGKVAFGPWSSHVKGWWEVRRQRDVLYLFYEDMLEDPKREIQKVAEFIGKELSEEVLEKIHQRTSFQAMKDNPMANYTTIPSSVMDHSISPFMRKGRCGDWKNHFTVAQNERFDEYYGREMSDTDLSFRFQD, from the exons ATGAAAG ACATGACTAGCCGCCCCCCGATAAAAGTTGTCGACGGGATGCCCATTCTGGGACCGTTTGCAGAAAACTGGGAGAATGTGAAGACGTTTCAGGCCAGAGCAGGCGATCTGGTGATCTGCACCTACCCGAAATCAG GTACCACCTGGATGAGCGAGATCGTGGACTTGATCTTCAGTGGAGGAGACGCACAGAAGACCCAGCGAGATGCCATCTACCTGCGGGTGCCCTTCCTGGAGTTTGCTGCCCCGGGGATGCCCTCAG GCACTGAGGCTTTAAATCGCATGGAATCTCCTCGTGTCATAAAATCCCATCTCCCGGTGGAGCTTTTTCCAGAGACGTTTTGGGAAAAAAACTGCAAG GTGATATACGTCGCCCGTAACGCCAAGGACGTGGTGGTCTCGTATTACCACTTCTATCGCATGGCCGTTGTACATCCGGAGCCGGGGACCTGGGAGGAATACCTGGACGCCTTCATGCAAGGGAAAG TTGCGTTTGGCCCGTGGAGCTCTCACGTGAAGGGCTGGTGGGAGGTTAGACGGCAGAGAGACGTCCTCTACCTGTTCTACGAGGACATGCTGGAG GATCCGAAGCGCGAAATCCAGAAAGTGGCCGAATTTATCGGCAAGGAGCTGTCCGAGGAGGTCCTGGAGAAGATCCACCAACGTACCTCCTTCCAGGCCATGAAGGACAACCCCATGGCCAATTACACGACCATCCCCAGCTCGGTGATGGACCATTCCATCTCCCCCTTCATGAGGAAAG GAAGGTGCGGCGATTGGAAGAACCATTTCACGGTGGCTCAGAACGAGCGGTTTGATGAGTATTACGGCCGGGAGATGTCGGATACCGACTTATCGTTCCGCTTCCAGGACTAA